In Aquila chrysaetos chrysaetos chromosome 17, bAquChr1.4, whole genome shotgun sequence, one genomic interval encodes:
- the NUP50 gene encoding nuclear pore complex protein Nup50 isoform X1: MAKRIAEKELTDRNWDQEDEAEEVGTFSVASEEVLKNRAIKKAKRRNIGSESESGGAFKGFKGFILPSGKGGGGFSGFGNGAGIKPLEGLSNGSSSVSSTPFSSLKTTSETQSAFGSTMSNGPTTTAFTEKKAASPKANGGSQPSSSGYAQSKVCSSSVYHKQLAALNCSVRDWIVKHVNTNPLCDLTPIFRDYEKYLANIEQQHGSSSDSGSENESNKTPGSQSVSTFGNSKLQQGSTFLFNNNKTEDTSDKKPEAASEKKDPSLGATSTVSFNFGKSVDSSVLGSLGSGTLSSFSFSPGNSGLFGKDTNQAKSVTAVSTNVSEAQTESGNSDDKGGEEEEEEPPKVIVNEIKEDDAFYSKKCKLFYKKDNEFKEKGVGTLHLKPAGNEKTQLLVRADTNLGNILLNVLIPPKMPCTRTGKNNVLIVCVPNPPIDEKNPAVPVTMLIRVKTSEDADELHKILLEKKEA, from the exons ATGGCAAAGAGAATTGCAGAGAAGGAACTGACTGACAGAAACTGGGATCAGGAGGATGAAGCTGAAGAG GTGGGAACATTCTCAGTAGCCAGTGAAGAAGTCCTGAAGAACAGagctattaaaaaagcaaagcgCCGAAACATTGGATCAGAG tCTGAAAGTGGAGGAgcttttaaaggatttaaagGCTTTATATTGCCTtctggaaaaggaggaggtggcTTCAGTGGATTTGGTAATGGTGCAGGAATAAAGCCTTTAGAAGGGCTGTCTAATGGAAGCAGTAGTGTCTCTAGCACTCCTTTCAGCAGTTTAAAGACCACCTCTGAAACACAATCAGCATTTG GATCCACAATGTCAAATGGTCCTACTACTACTGCATTTACCGAGAAAAAGGCTGCAAGCCCAAAAGCTAATGGTGGCAGTCAACCGTCCTCATCTGGCTATGCTCAGAGTAAAGTTTGTAGCTCTAGTGTTTACCACAAACAGTTAGCAGCTTTAAACTGTTCTGTGCGTGACTGGATAGTTAAGCATGTAAACACAAACCCACTGTGTGACCTGACACCAATCTTCAGAGACTATGAGAAGTATTTAGCAAATATTGAACAGCAACACGGAAGCAGTAGTGATAGTGGCTCGGAAAACGAAAGCAACAAGACACCTGGCTCTCAGTCAGTTTCTACATTTGGGAATTCAAAGCTGCAGCAAGGatcaacatttttgtttaacaacaacaaaactgagGATACCTCGGACAAAAAACCTGAagctgcatcagaaaaaaaagatccatCGTTAGGAGCTACGTCAACTGTCTCATTTAATTTTGGCAAGAGTGTCGACAGTTCTGTTTTGGGTTCCCTTGGTTCAGGAACGCTTAGtagtttctcattttctcctggGAATTCAGGTTTGTTTGGAAAAGACACAAACCAGGCTAAGTCTGTCACTGCAGTATCCACCAATGTATCGGAAGCTCAGACGGAAAGTGGCAATAGCGATGACAAAG gaggggaagaggaggaggaagagccaCCAAAAGTCattgttaatgaaataaaagaagatgATGCTTTCTACTCAAAGAA gtGCAAACTGTTCTACAAAAAGGATaatgaatttaaagaaaaaggtgtaGGAACATTACACTTAAAACctgcaggaaatgaaaaaactCAACTCCTGGTCCGAGCAGATACCAATTTAG GAAACATACTGTTGAATGTTCTAATTCCACCTAAGATGCCATGTACAAGAACCGGAAAAAACAATGTTCTTATAGTTTGTGTTCCTAATCCACCGATTGATGAGAAGAATCCAGCTGTTCCTGTCACTATGTTAATAAGGGTGAAAACAAGTGAGGATGCAGATGAGTTGCACAAAATCTtactggagaaaaaggaggccTAA
- the NUP50 gene encoding nuclear pore complex protein Nup50 isoform X2 codes for MAKRIAEKELTDRNWDQEDEAEEVGTFSVASEEVLKNRAIKKAKRRNIGSESESGGAFKGFKGFILPSGKGGGGFSGFGNGAGIKPLEGLSNGSSSVSSTPFSSLKTTSETQSAFGSTMSNGPTTTAFTEKKAASPKANGGSQPSSSGYAQSKVCSSSVYHKQLAALNCSVRDWIVKHVNTNPLCDLTPIFRDYEKYLANIEQQHGSSSDSGSENESNKTPGSQSVSTFGNSKLQQGSTFLFNNNKTEDTSDKKPEAASEKKDPSLGATSTVSFNFGKSVDSSVLGSLGSGTLSSFSFSPGNSGLFGKDTNQAKSVTAVSTNVSEAQTESGNSDDKGGEEEEEEPPKVIVNEIKEDDAFYSKKCKLFYKKDNEFKEKGVGTLHLKPAGNEKTQLLVRADTNLVL; via the exons ATGGCAAAGAGAATTGCAGAGAAGGAACTGACTGACAGAAACTGGGATCAGGAGGATGAAGCTGAAGAG GTGGGAACATTCTCAGTAGCCAGTGAAGAAGTCCTGAAGAACAGagctattaaaaaagcaaagcgCCGAAACATTGGATCAGAG tCTGAAAGTGGAGGAgcttttaaaggatttaaagGCTTTATATTGCCTtctggaaaaggaggaggtggcTTCAGTGGATTTGGTAATGGTGCAGGAATAAAGCCTTTAGAAGGGCTGTCTAATGGAAGCAGTAGTGTCTCTAGCACTCCTTTCAGCAGTTTAAAGACCACCTCTGAAACACAATCAGCATTTG GATCCACAATGTCAAATGGTCCTACTACTACTGCATTTACCGAGAAAAAGGCTGCAAGCCCAAAAGCTAATGGTGGCAGTCAACCGTCCTCATCTGGCTATGCTCAGAGTAAAGTTTGTAGCTCTAGTGTTTACCACAAACAGTTAGCAGCTTTAAACTGTTCTGTGCGTGACTGGATAGTTAAGCATGTAAACACAAACCCACTGTGTGACCTGACACCAATCTTCAGAGACTATGAGAAGTATTTAGCAAATATTGAACAGCAACACGGAAGCAGTAGTGATAGTGGCTCGGAAAACGAAAGCAACAAGACACCTGGCTCTCAGTCAGTTTCTACATTTGGGAATTCAAAGCTGCAGCAAGGatcaacatttttgtttaacaacaacaaaactgagGATACCTCGGACAAAAAACCTGAagctgcatcagaaaaaaaagatccatCGTTAGGAGCTACGTCAACTGTCTCATTTAATTTTGGCAAGAGTGTCGACAGTTCTGTTTTGGGTTCCCTTGGTTCAGGAACGCTTAGtagtttctcattttctcctggGAATTCAGGTTTGTTTGGAAAAGACACAAACCAGGCTAAGTCTGTCACTGCAGTATCCACCAATGTATCGGAAGCTCAGACGGAAAGTGGCAATAGCGATGACAAAG gaggggaagaggaggaggaagagccaCCAAAAGTCattgttaatgaaataaaagaagatgATGCTTTCTACTCAAAGAA gtGCAAACTGTTCTACAAAAAGGATaatgaatttaaagaaaaaggtgtaGGAACATTACACTTAAAACctgcaggaaatgaaaaaactCAACTCCTGGTCCGAGCAGATACCAATTTAG TGCTATAA